A window from Microbacterium ginsengiterrae encodes these proteins:
- a CDS encoding DUF4185 domain-containing protein, whose translation MTGASATTDTADRWAVTGTDLGVMWDNGSGEVLTALGDTFGEWGGPGGGGGDWRSNALLRSVDSDLSDGMSFDSAVEDRPGHAGELIPSKKISGDEMTTIPTAGIAVGDRQYMAFMSVKEWGPAGQWWTNFSRIAYSDDNGETWSSTDGPTWTNTATASQWDDPDGPQHPFQMVAFEKRDGYVYMFGTPNGRLGAVHVARVEEGAMLDKSAWRYWDGSDWSAGDGTAAEAIVPPMNSELSVQFNEHTGKWLMVTLDGKADGTMLLRTADSPEGPWTEGEGIANSFDYPGLYGGYIHPWSSGSDLYIALSQWDPYNVFLIRVQLDEEGGLVNPNLLRDPSFERNATMTAPWGCNGNCGIDTNHAWSYAGSRQAWMRGTTGALDVHQPVDVSPNTDYVFSGFVVTGGVDAQGFFGVREVGPGAATLAVKEFTAVVPYERFEIEFNSGVSTRLEVFVGTVLNGDRWVQIDDLALVRSDPTGTTDPTDPTEPTDPMDPIEPVDPADPDPTDPGSPTDPDGPGSPDSAPDVGGDSGADALATTGSDAGALIAPIAIGFALIVAGSLALLLRRKRVS comes from the coding sequence ATGACCGGGGCCAGTGCGACCACCGACACCGCCGATCGCTGGGCGGTGACCGGAACAGACCTCGGGGTCATGTGGGACAACGGCTCCGGCGAGGTGCTCACGGCGCTCGGCGATACGTTCGGCGAGTGGGGCGGACCGGGCGGCGGCGGGGGCGACTGGCGCTCGAACGCACTTCTCCGATCCGTGGACAGCGACCTCTCCGACGGGATGTCCTTCGACTCGGCCGTGGAGGATCGCCCGGGCCATGCCGGTGAGCTCATCCCCTCGAAGAAGATCTCCGGCGACGAGATGACGACCATCCCGACGGCGGGCATCGCGGTCGGCGATCGTCAGTACATGGCCTTCATGTCGGTGAAAGAGTGGGGGCCGGCAGGGCAGTGGTGGACGAATTTCAGTCGAATCGCCTATTCGGACGACAACGGCGAGACGTGGAGCTCCACGGACGGACCCACCTGGACGAACACGGCGACGGCGTCACAGTGGGACGATCCGGACGGTCCGCAACATCCCTTCCAGATGGTCGCCTTCGAGAAGCGCGACGGCTACGTCTACATGTTCGGAACGCCCAATGGGCGACTCGGCGCTGTGCACGTGGCGCGTGTCGAGGAGGGCGCCATGCTCGACAAGTCCGCATGGCGCTACTGGGACGGATCCGACTGGAGTGCAGGCGACGGCACAGCCGCTGAAGCCATCGTGCCCCCGATGAACTCGGAGCTGTCCGTACAGTTCAACGAGCACACCGGCAAGTGGCTCATGGTCACCTTGGACGGCAAGGCGGACGGGACGATGCTGTTGCGCACCGCCGACAGCCCGGAAGGGCCGTGGACCGAGGGAGAGGGGATCGCGAACTCGTTCGACTACCCGGGCCTTTACGGTGGATACATCCACCCGTGGTCCTCGGGTTCGGACCTCTACATCGCCCTCTCGCAATGGGACCCCTACAACGTCTTCCTCATCCGCGTTCAGCTCGACGAAGAGGGCGGCCTCGTCAATCCGAACCTTCTGCGGGACCCGAGCTTCGAGCGCAATGCGACCATGACGGCTCCGTGGGGGTGCAACGGGAACTGCGGGATCGACACCAACCACGCCTGGTCGTACGCAGGCAGCCGCCAGGCCTGGATGCGCGGGACGACAGGGGCCCTGGACGTGCATCAGCCGGTCGACGTGTCGCCGAACACCGACTACGTCTTCTCAGGCTTCGTCGTCACCGGCGGCGTGGACGCACAGGGTTTCTTCGGCGTGCGTGAGGTGGGCCCCGGTGCGGCGACGCTGGCCGTGAAGGAGTTCACCGCCGTCGTTCCGTACGAGCGCTTCGAAATCGAATTCAACTCGGGGGTGTCAACACGTCTAGAGGTGTTCGTGGGAACTGTCCTGAACGGCGATCGCTGGGTCCAGATCGATGACCTCGCGCTGGTCCGATCGGATCCGACGGGAACGACGGATCCGACCGATCCCACGGAGCCGACCGACCCGATGGATCCGATCGAGCCCGTCGACCCGGCGGATCCGGACCCGACGGATCCAGGTTCGCCGACCGACCCCGATGGCCCTGGATCTCCGGATTCGGCGCCCGATGTAGGTGGTGACTCCGGCGCGGATGCTCTCGCGACGACGGGCAGTGACGCCGGGGCCTTGATCGCCCCGATCGCCATCGGCTTCGCACTGATCGTCGCAGGATCGCTGGCGCTGCTGCTCCGCCGGAAGCGTGTGAGCTGA
- a CDS encoding dihydrodipicolinate synthase family protein, translating to MTRYDILTAIPTAFHSDGSLDVDGSRAIFRFVGQSGNEGAFVLGTTGEFPAVDAAEFSSLVEAAVEELADRMRVIVHVGRPSAFEAVRLTHIARDLGVTEFAALTPYYLRSSDDAIFDYFQAVSDAVGDGRLYVYIYPARSGNPVTPELLVRLAQLPNIVGAKISELSLEDIAAYRAVVPDDFDLYTGADRDLIAAVDAGAQGVVSGVSSVTPKPFRALAYAGRSGDAAAIAAAQADVDEVVSLIGGDMARMKEGYRVLGVTDTHCRMAIAEPTDAQRADVRRVVEKHR from the coding sequence GTGACCCGGTACGACATCCTCACCGCGATCCCCACCGCATTCCATTCCGACGGGAGCCTCGACGTCGACGGATCGCGCGCGATCTTCCGCTTCGTGGGGCAGTCCGGCAACGAAGGAGCCTTCGTGCTCGGGACGACCGGCGAGTTCCCGGCGGTCGACGCGGCGGAGTTCTCCTCACTCGTCGAGGCGGCGGTGGAGGAGCTCGCCGATCGGATGCGCGTGATCGTGCACGTCGGTCGCCCCAGCGCGTTCGAGGCCGTCCGGCTCACCCACATCGCGCGGGACCTCGGGGTGACAGAGTTCGCGGCGCTCACTCCGTACTACCTCCGGTCCAGCGATGACGCGATCTTCGACTACTTCCAGGCGGTGTCGGATGCCGTCGGCGACGGGCGTCTGTACGTCTACATCTACCCCGCGCGCAGTGGTAACCCCGTCACGCCCGAACTCCTCGTGCGGCTCGCTCAGCTGCCCAACATCGTCGGCGCGAAGATCAGCGAGCTGTCGCTCGAGGACATCGCGGCCTACCGTGCAGTCGTCCCGGATGACTTCGACCTGTACACCGGTGCCGACCGTGACCTCATCGCCGCCGTCGACGCCGGCGCGCAGGGAGTGGTCTCCGGCGTCTCGTCAGTCACGCCCAAGCCCTTCCGTGCGCTGGCGTATGCCGGACGTTCCGGCGATGCCGCTGCGATCGCCGCCGCGCAGGCCGACGTCGACGAGGTCGTCTCACTGATCGGAGGCGACATGGCGCGGATGAAGGAGGGGTATCGCGTCCTGGGAGTCACCGACACGCACTGCCGCATGGCGATCGCCGAGCCGACCGATGCCCAGCGCGCCGATGTGCGCCGGGTGGTCGAGAAGCACCGCTGA
- a CDS encoding tripartite tricarboxylate transporter permease — MTPLMEGLNSLLDVSILLYMGVGLVLGFMVGAFPGITATMAVALAAGFTMTLEPVQGLAVLLTIYVAANFGDRVPSILINTPGTPASIATTLDGYPMAKQGRAGLALTMSAIVSAVGILASLVLFAVAAVPIASFARDYFKSPELFALVIFGIAIMIGISSKSMLKGIIAGVFGLMLGTVGTYAATADKRFTFGVLELVEGVNFIAVIIGLFGIAELFDQLLTHRASKVRPISSLGRWWPSRAELKQSGRATAVGGAVGLGVGLIPAAGGDIAGLIGWERARKASKQPEEFGKGSIEGVAASDTASSATLGGSLTTTMALGIPGDSVMAVMIGSMIIWGITPGPTLFTDRPDLVVSIVGIMLVATLLSLGLSLVRMKGMVKLLDVPQPYLWSGILIFCVIGTYATSNSLSTVVTMLVFGVIGVLLKRMQVPAGPVVLGLLLGPLAEENLARTLAILPTRPFFEVVSPIAIVLLALAVLSIVMPAIRAARKPRAERASFADSVLDTESLTQISKAHEELAANPDLLTSTVRSIDKKKSKEKKK; from the coding sequence ATGACCCCGCTGATGGAGGGGCTCAACTCGCTCCTCGACGTCTCGATCCTGCTCTACATGGGTGTGGGTCTCGTGCTCGGCTTCATGGTCGGGGCGTTCCCCGGGATCACCGCGACCATGGCCGTCGCCCTCGCCGCGGGCTTCACGATGACCCTGGAGCCCGTGCAGGGCCTCGCCGTCCTGCTCACGATCTACGTCGCGGCGAACTTCGGCGACCGCGTGCCGTCGATCCTCATCAACACGCCAGGAACACCGGCATCCATCGCCACCACTCTCGACGGGTATCCGATGGCGAAGCAGGGCAGGGCAGGGCTCGCCCTGACGATGTCCGCGATCGTGTCGGCCGTCGGCATCCTCGCCTCTCTCGTGCTCTTCGCGGTCGCCGCCGTGCCGATCGCGAGCTTCGCGAGGGACTACTTCAAGTCTCCCGAGCTGTTCGCCCTCGTCATCTTCGGCATCGCCATCATGATCGGCATCTCGTCGAAGTCGATGCTCAAGGGCATCATCGCCGGAGTGTTCGGCCTCATGCTCGGCACGGTGGGCACGTATGCCGCCACCGCTGACAAGCGCTTCACTTTCGGGGTACTCGAGCTCGTCGAGGGCGTGAACTTCATCGCCGTCATCATCGGGCTGTTCGGCATCGCCGAACTGTTCGACCAGTTGCTCACGCACCGCGCATCGAAGGTGCGCCCCATCTCGAGCCTCGGTCGCTGGTGGCCCAGCCGCGCGGAGCTCAAGCAGAGCGGTCGGGCGACCGCCGTCGGTGGCGCCGTCGGCCTCGGCGTCGGGCTCATCCCCGCCGCGGGTGGTGACATCGCCGGCCTCATCGGGTGGGAGCGGGCACGCAAGGCGTCCAAGCAGCCCGAGGAGTTCGGCAAGGGGTCGATCGAGGGTGTCGCGGCATCCGACACCGCCTCCAGCGCGACGCTCGGCGGATCGCTGACGACGACCATGGCCCTCGGCATTCCTGGCGACTCCGTGATGGCCGTGATGATCGGGTCGATGATCATCTGGGGCATCACGCCGGGGCCGACGCTGTTCACGGACCGCCCCGACCTCGTCGTGTCCATCGTCGGGATCATGCTCGTGGCCACCCTGCTCTCGCTCGGGCTCAGCCTCGTGCGCATGAAGGGGATGGTCAAGCTCCTCGACGTTCCGCAGCCGTATCTGTGGAGCGGCATCCTCATCTTCTGCGTCATCGGCACCTACGCGACCTCGAACAGCCTGTCGACCGTCGTGACCATGCTCGTGTTCGGCGTCATCGGTGTGCTGCTCAAGCGCATGCAGGTGCCGGCGGGCCCGGTCGTGCTCGGCCTGCTGCTCGGTCCGCTCGCCGAGGAGAACCTCGCCCGCACACTCGCGATCCTGCCGACCCGTCCGTTCTTCGAGGTCGTCAGCCCCATCGCGATCGTGCTGCTCGCGCTCGCCGTACTGTCCATCGTGATGCCGGCGATCCGCGCCGCCCGCAAGCCGCGGGCCGAACGGGCGTCGTTCGCGGATTCCGTGCTCGACACCGAAAGCCTCACCCAGATCTCGAAGGCGCACGAGGAGCTCGCGGCGAACCCCGACCTGCTCACCTCGACCGTGCGCAGCATCGACAAGAAGAAGTCCAAGGAGAAGAAGAAGTGA